From Oscillospiraceae bacterium CM, a single genomic window includes:
- the uvrB gene encoding excinuclease ABC subunit UvrB, translating to MPDLKVVSEYSPSGDQPEAIRALAQGIEIGFEEQTLLGVTGSGKTYTMAKIIEKLQRPALVLAHNKTLAAQLCSEFKEFFPDNAVEFFVSYYDYYQPEAYIPHTDTYIEKDSAINDEIERLRHSATSSLFERRDVIVVSSVSCIYGLGDPIDYQNMVISLRVGQTRDRDELLKKLVEIRYGRNDVAFERNMFRVRGDTVEIFPVYARENAIRVEFFGDEIERISEINVVTGTPVRSLAHVAVYPASHYVTTEEKMERAVKEIQAEMTERIEYFESQNKLVEAQRIHQRTMYDIEMMRELGYCTGIENYSRIITGRPIGSAPMTLLDYFPKDFVLFVDESHVTLPQVRAMYNGDRARKESLVEFGFRLPSAFDNRPLKFDEFTGRVGQVVYVSATPSDYEKSRSSQIVEQIIRPTGLLDPTITVRPVDGQIDDLIGEIRARSQKSERTLVTTLTKKMAEDLTAYLTGAGIRVRYMHHDISTIERMEIIRDLRLGEFDVLVGINLLREGLDLPEVSLVAILDADKEGFLRSETSLVQTIGRAARNAEGSVIMYADTVTRSMRAAIDETERRRAKQTAFNDKNGIIPKTIVKGVRELLEISKAEGVLEKMEGDVKMTRRERDEAVAKLEKEMQAAAKMLEFEYAAVLRDRIVRLRGQQV from the coding sequence ATGCCTGATTTAAAAGTTGTTAGTGAATATAGTCCCTCCGGCGACCAGCCGGAGGCGATCCGGGCGCTCGCGCAGGGCATAGAAATCGGCTTTGAGGAGCAGACGCTTCTGGGCGTTACCGGCTCGGGAAAAACGTATACGATGGCCAAAATCATCGAAAAGCTCCAGCGCCCGGCGCTTGTGCTGGCGCACAACAAGACGCTCGCGGCGCAGCTGTGCAGCGAGTTTAAAGAGTTTTTTCCCGATAATGCCGTCGAGTTCTTTGTCTCCTACTACGATTATTATCAGCCGGAGGCCTATATCCCGCATACGGATACGTATATTGAGAAGGACAGCGCCATCAATGACGAAATTGAACGACTGCGCCACTCCGCGACGTCGTCGCTCTTCGAGCGGCGGGACGTTATCGTCGTCTCCTCCGTTAGCTGTATTTACGGCCTCGGCGACCCAATCGATTATCAAAATATGGTCATTTCCCTGCGCGTTGGACAAACGCGCGACAGGGATGAGCTTTTAAAAAAACTCGTTGAAATTCGATACGGGCGCAACGACGTCGCCTTTGAGCGCAATATGTTTCGGGTGCGGGGCGATACGGTGGAAATCTTCCCTGTTTACGCGCGGGAAAATGCGATCCGCGTTGAGTTTTTCGGGGATGAGATTGAGCGTATCAGCGAAATAAACGTTGTGACCGGCACGCCGGTGCGGAGCCTCGCGCACGTGGCCGTCTACCCGGCGTCGCACTACGTCACAACGGAAGAGAAGATGGAACGGGCCGTCAAGGAAATTCAAGCGGAGATGACGGAACGCATTGAATACTTTGAAAGCCAGAACAAGCTTGTGGAGGCGCAGCGCATTCACCAGCGGACGATGTACGACATCGAAATGATGCGCGAACTTGGCTACTGCACAGGCATTGAAAACTATTCCCGCATCATTACGGGCCGACCCATTGGGTCGGCACCGATGACGCTGCTCGACTATTTTCCAAAGGATTTTGTCCTGTTTGTCGACGAAAGCCATGTGACGCTGCCACAGGTGCGCGCCATGTATAACGGCGACAGGGCGCGTAAGGAAAGCCTCGTGGAATTCGGCTTTCGCCTCCCCTCGGCATTTGACAACAGGCCGCTGAAATTCGACGAGTTTACAGGGCGCGTGGGGCAGGTCGTATACGTTTCGGCCACGCCGAGCGATTATGAAAAATCGCGCTCGTCCCAAATTGTCGAGCAGATCATCCGCCCGACGGGGCTTTTAGACCCAACGATCACGGTCCGGCCGGTCGACGGGCAGATTGACGATTTAATCGGCGAGATCCGCGCGCGCAGCCAAAAAAGCGAACGGACACTTGTGACGACCTTGACGAAAAAGATGGCGGAGGACCTTACCGCCTACCTCACCGGCGCCGGTATCCGCGTCCGGTATATGCATCACGATATCTCGACAATTGAGCGTATGGAAATCATCCGAGACCTGCGCCTGGGGGAGTTTGATGTCCTCGTCGGCATCAACCTTCTGCGCGAGGGGCTGGACCTCCCGGAGGTGTCGCTCGTGGCGATTCTCGACGCCGACAAAGAGGGCTTCCTGCGCAGTGAAACGTCGCTGGTTCAGACGATTGGGCGTGCGGCCAGAAACGCCGAGGGGTCCGTTATCATGTACGCCGACACGGTGACGCGTTCCATGCGCGCCGCTATCGACGAGACAGAGCGCAGGAGAGCCAAACAAACGGCTTTCAACGATAAAAACGGCATCATCCCGAAAACAATTGTCAAAGGCGTGCGCGAACTTCTGGAGATTTCAAAAGCGGAGGGCGTTTTGGAAAAGATGGAAGGCGACGTCAAGATGACGCGGCGCGAGCGTGACGAGGCGGTGGCCAAGCTTGAAAAAGAGATGCAGGCCGCGGCGAAAATGCTGGAATTTGAATACGCCGCCGTCCTGCGCGATCGGATAGTGCGCCTCCGAGGCCAACAGGTATAA
- a CDS encoding DUF2225 domain-containing protein has translation MINLGAINDFSRIKKCPKGAVITGNGSGNIMFVVVKGEVGIYSGGKVSGSDLISTLGTGDLFADPALLCDKKAQFATVALSEAIILPIEKKTAVDFIQNEPALAFELIKDLCIRLDQASDTNKSLLMQYGAQQRSKKSAEQSAAPADPPPAADAPGQPRKPLLQGTFQLFPNGHGSYALPLERQEAAFLMNKSYTCPICKNSFSASVIRPSKLVLASTDDDMRSHYKGIEPLYHEVLTCPHCLYSALPDVFDLPDKSRQDILRELGAVKDGSALDFKAAKDTNLVFAAYYLALFCAPISFVKYQLVAGKLLYKLSRVYQDAGDAVMENATAAKALENYLYAYEKLGISPNQEQQVCILIGELYLKQNDLKNAIAFFSKAKANTHGTPVLKNHAEKRIYEIRETAAAQR, from the coding sequence TTGATTAACCTCGGGGCGATCAACGATTTTTCCCGCATCAAAAAATGTCCGAAGGGCGCAGTCATCACCGGCAACGGCTCCGGCAATATCATGTTTGTCGTTGTGAAGGGCGAAGTGGGTATATATTCAGGCGGCAAAGTTTCGGGGTCCGACTTGATTTCAACGCTCGGGACGGGTGACCTTTTTGCCGACCCGGCACTCTTATGTGACAAGAAGGCACAATTTGCCACCGTGGCGCTCTCCGAAGCCATCATTCTGCCAATTGAAAAAAAAACAGCCGTCGACTTTATACAAAATGAACCGGCGCTGGCTTTTGAGCTTATTAAAGATCTCTGCATCCGCCTTGACCAGGCCAGCGATACAAACAAATCCCTGCTGATGCAGTACGGTGCCCAGCAGCGCAGTAAAAAATCAGCCGAGCAAAGCGCTGCTCCGGCCGATCCGCCGCCAGCAGCAGACGCACCGGGACAGCCGCGCAAGCCGTTACTTCAAGGCACCTTCCAACTGTTTCCCAACGGTCACGGCAGCTATGCCCTGCCGCTTGAGCGGCAGGAAGCCGCTTTCCTGATGAACAAATCATATACCTGCCCAATCTGCAAAAACAGCTTTTCGGCATCGGTTATCCGCCCGTCAAAGCTTGTTTTAGCGTCGACGGATGACGATATGCGCAGCCATTACAAGGGCATTGAGCCGCTGTATCACGAGGTTTTAACGTGCCCACACTGCTTGTACAGCGCCTTGCCGGACGTTTTTGATCTTCCCGATAAATCGAGGCAGGACATCTTGCGTGAGCTCGGCGCAGTCAAGGACGGCTCAGCGCTTGATTTCAAAGCCGCCAAGGACACGAACCTGGTGTTTGCTGCGTATTATCTGGCCCTCTTTTGCGCGCCTATCAGTTTCGTCAAATATCAGCTTGTAGCCGGAAAATTGCTGTACAAGCTCAGCCGCGTCTATCAGGACGCGGGAGATGCCGTTATGGAAAATGCGACTGCCGCCAAAGCTCTGGAAAATTATCTCTACGCTTATGAAAAGCTTGGCATCTCGCCAAATCAGGAGCAGCAGGTCTGCATTCTTATAGGCGAACTGTATTTGAAGCAAAACGACCTGAAAAACGCAATCGCCTTTTTCAGCAAGGCCAAAGCCAACACCCACGGGACACCCGTTTTAAAAAACCACGCAGAAAAGCGGATATATGAAATCCGAGAGACCGCCGCAGCCCAGCGATAA
- a CDS encoding proline--tRNA ligase, which produces MAKDKKVEQITDMDVDFAQWFTDVVTKAELIDYAGVKGFFILRPYAYAIWENIQAILDKRFKELGHENVSMPMLIPESLLQKEKDHVEGFAPEVAWVTHGGSEALSERLCVRPTSETLFCDHWSHILRSWRDLPMLYNQWCSVLRWEKTTRPFLRHREFLWQEGHTLHATADEAEQETQQMLGVYADFCENTLAMPVIKGRKTDKEKFAGAVATYSIECMMHDKKALQSGTSHYFGDGFARAFDIQFTDKDNTLKYPHQTSWGMTTRLIGGLIMTHGDNNGLVLPPRIAPVQVVVIPIAMHKPGVLEKAQELVSRLKSFGIRVKGDTSDQSPGWKFAEHEMKGIPLRIEIGPKDIENNQCLAVRRDNGEKTAVCLSELETAIPALLDDVQIGLYNKAKKNLTDNTCPVTTVGEAKAVMAENGGFIKSMWCGDLACELQMKEEAGVSSRCIPFAQEHLGDTCPVCGKPARHMVVWGVAY; this is translated from the coding sequence ATGGCAAAGGATAAAAAGGTTGAGCAGATCACGGATATGGACGTTGATTTTGCCCAGTGGTTTACAGATGTTGTGACAAAGGCGGAGCTCATCGACTACGCCGGCGTTAAGGGCTTTTTTATTTTGAGGCCATATGCCTATGCCATCTGGGAAAACATCCAGGCCATCCTTGACAAGCGTTTTAAAGAGCTTGGCCATGAAAACGTCTCCATGCCGATGCTGATCCCCGAAAGTCTTTTACAAAAAGAAAAAGACCATGTTGAGGGCTTTGCCCCGGAAGTGGCCTGGGTCACGCACGGCGGTTCGGAAGCCCTTTCCGAGCGCCTCTGCGTCCGCCCGACGTCGGAGACGCTGTTTTGCGACCATTGGAGCCACATTTTGCGCTCTTGGCGCGATTTGCCGATGCTGTACAATCAGTGGTGCAGCGTCTTGCGCTGGGAAAAGACGACGCGGCCGTTTTTGCGCCACCGCGAGTTTTTATGGCAGGAGGGTCACACGCTCCACGCAACGGCCGACGAGGCCGAACAGGAAACGCAGCAGATGCTCGGCGTTTACGCCGATTTCTGCGAGAACACGCTGGCCATGCCTGTTATAAAAGGCCGGAAGACCGACAAGGAAAAATTTGCGGGTGCCGTTGCCACATATTCTATCGAGTGCATGATGCACGATAAAAAGGCGCTCCAGAGCGGCACCTCCCATTATTTTGGGGACGGGTTTGCCCGCGCATTCGATATTCAGTTTACCGACAAGGACAATACGCTCAAATATCCGCATCAGACCTCCTGGGGTATGACGACGCGGCTCATCGGCGGGCTCATTATGACGCACGGTGATAACAACGGCCTCGTATTGCCGCCGCGTATCGCGCCCGTTCAGGTCGTTGTCATACCAATCGCCATGCACAAGCCGGGTGTGCTTGAGAAAGCCCAAGAGCTCGTCAGTCGCCTCAAGTCTTTCGGTATCCGTGTTAAAGGCGATACGTCCGATCAGAGCCCGGGCTGGAAATTTGCCGAGCACGAGATGAAAGGCATCCCCCTTCGGATTGAAATCGGGCCGAAGGATATTGAGAATAACCAATGTCTCGCCGTCCGGCGTGATAACGGCGAGAAAACGGCCGTATGCCTCTCCGAGCTTGAAACAGCCATCCCGGCGCTATTGGACGACGTTCAGATAGGGCTTTACAACAAGGCCAAGAAAAACTTAACAGACAATACGTGCCCCGTCACAACGGTGGGTGAAGCCAAAGCCGTCATGGCGGAAAACGGCGGCTTTATCAAATCCATGTGGTGCGGCGACCTCGCCTGTGAGCTTCAGATGAAGGAGGAAGCGGGTGTCTCCTCCAGATGCATCCCCTTCGCGCAGGAACACCTCGGCGACACCTGCCCCGTCTGCGGCAAACCGGCCCGTCACATGGTCGTCTGGGGCGTCGCGTATTAA
- the dusB gene encoding tRNA dihydrouridine synthase DusB, with translation MQIGLVDIDSKLALAPMAGVCDLAFRTVCRSFGAGLTYTEMVSAKALVYQDKKTRTLLRLGEDEHPAAVQLFGSDEECLGRAAALAAEISGAEIIDINMGCPVGKVVKCGDGSALMRDPEKARRLIRSVKNSTDCPVTVKIRKGWDKGNANAAEFARMAEEAGASAIAVHGRTRAQMYAGVADWDIIRAVKKSVSIPVLANGDVFTAADAVRILRYTGADMVMIGRGAFGNPWIFSQARAALAGGPVPPPPTLQERVETAVGQFRLAERYKGEKIACLEARKHYAWYLKGVPHAGYFRDRISKIETMADIDAVSALILRDLR, from the coding sequence GTGCAAATCGGATTGGTCGACATCGATTCTAAACTGGCGCTCGCGCCGATGGCGGGCGTCTGCGATCTGGCGTTCCGAACAGTCTGCCGATCCTTCGGCGCAGGGCTGACGTATACGGAAATGGTGAGTGCCAAGGCGCTTGTGTATCAGGATAAAAAAACGCGAACGCTGCTGCGCCTAGGAGAGGACGAGCACCCGGCGGCGGTACAGCTGTTCGGCAGCGATGAAGAGTGCTTGGGCCGTGCCGCCGCGCTCGCGGCGGAAATTTCCGGTGCCGAAATTATTGACATTAATATGGGCTGTCCCGTCGGTAAGGTCGTCAAATGCGGCGACGGCAGCGCACTGATGCGTGATCCCGAAAAAGCACGGCGTCTCATCAGAAGCGTTAAAAACAGCACGGACTGCCCCGTAACGGTAAAAATCCGCAAAGGCTGGGACAAAGGCAATGCCAACGCCGCCGAATTTGCCCGCATGGCCGAAGAGGCCGGGGCGTCGGCCATCGCCGTTCACGGGCGGACGCGCGCGCAGATGTATGCCGGTGTCGCCGATTGGGACATCATCCGGGCTGTCAAAAAGAGCGTCTCCATTCCTGTCTTGGCAAACGGCGATGTTTTTACAGCGGCGGACGCCGTCCGGATTCTGCGCTATACAGGCGCAGACATGGTGATGATCGGCAGAGGCGCTTTCGGAAATCCCTGGATTTTCAGCCAGGCCCGGGCGGCGCTCGCGGGGGGGCCTGTCCCGCCGCCGCCGACGTTACAAGAGCGTGTGGAGACGGCCGTCGGTCAGTTTCGTCTGGCAGAACGGTATAAGGGCGAAAAGATTGCATGCCTTGAGGCACGCAAGCATTATGCGTGGTATTTAAAGGGTGTTCCGCACGCCGGGTATTTCAGGGACAGAATATCGAAAATCGAAACGATGGCCGATATTGACGCGGTGAGCGCGCTCATCCTCCGAGATTTGAGGTGA
- a CDS encoding sigma-70 family RNA polymerase sigma factor, which produces MTHAEEQAVIHKVLDGDTDAFEVLVLEHQKKIFHLALKMTVNEDDALDIAQEAFVKAFTGLASFRGDCRFSVWLYRLTYHLCIDFIRKRQRMPVRSLTVVDDIGELADMEISDMRYEPARAAEERAVQRAVADGMMSLPESHREILMMRELAGLRYDEIARALGIGEGTVKSRLSRARQRLAAYLVKNGTFSNEDRHNTEKTGKEAKGRG; this is translated from the coding sequence ATGACGCACGCGGAAGAGCAGGCCGTCATACATAAGGTTCTTGACGGCGATACGGACGCCTTTGAGGTGCTTGTATTGGAGCACCAGAAGAAGATATTTCACCTCGCGCTAAAAATGACGGTGAATGAAGACGACGCCCTTGATATTGCACAGGAGGCTTTTGTGAAAGCCTTCACCGGGCTCGCCTCCTTCCGTGGAGACTGCCGGTTTTCCGTTTGGCTTTACAGGCTGACCTATCACCTATGTATCGACTTTATTCGGAAAAGACAACGGATGCCGGTGCGTTCGCTGACGGTTGTGGACGATATCGGGGAGCTTGCCGACATGGAGATATCCGACATGCGCTATGAACCGGCCCGCGCAGCGGAAGAGCGCGCTGTACAGCGCGCCGTTGCAGACGGGATGATGAGCCTGCCGGAAAGCCACCGGGAGATCCTCATGATGCGGGAATTGGCAGGCCTGCGATATGACGAGATTGCACGGGCGCTTGGCATCGGCGAGGGCACCGTCAAATCCCGCCTGTCGCGCGCACGGCAACGCCTTGCCGCATACCTTGTCAAAAACGGAACCTTTTCAAATGAAGACCGTCATAATACCGAAAAGACAGGAAAGGAGGCGAAAGGACGTGGCTGA
- a CDS encoding zf-HC2 domain-containing protein: MADCKKMRDLVSAFADNALTDLEKEELCAHLDGCASCRALLSTVQSIARATDVQTDVPETLVSSVMARIKKAPGAAPASTRTPLNRLKPALFSAATLAACLALMLFVFPNLDGLFDMPWKAVPILSSENSGTASEGNPQTSENTGASDMSLMMTPASDAAAEPLDGAAEKYTAAAPAATDTASYYATFTIKGQLPALLEKYTMTDNQDGTYSIEIPAATAEQLIKSGYPAEMGDTALAMALVIYKP, from the coding sequence GTGGCTGACTGCAAAAAAATGAGAGACCTTGTGAGCGCCTTTGCCGACAACGCATTGACAGACTTGGAAAAGGAAGAGCTCTGCGCCCATTTGGACGGCTGCGCGTCCTGCCGCGCCCTTTTGTCAACGGTTCAAAGCATTGCCCGTGCAACCGATGTGCAAACCGATGTGCCGGAAACGCTTGTTTCATCCGTGATGGCGCGCATTAAAAAGGCGCCTGGCGCTGCTCCGGCATCGACAAGGACGCCGTTAAACCGCCTGAAGCCTGCTTTATTCAGCGCAGCGACGCTGGCGGCCTGCCTGGCGCTGATGCTATTTGTCTTTCCGAATTTAGACGGCTTATTTGATATGCCTTGGAAAGCGGTGCCAATACTATCATCCGAAAATAGCGGCACTGCAAGCGAAGGCAACCCGCAAACATCCGAAAACACCGGCGCGTCTGATATGTCCTTGATGATGACACCGGCGTCGGACGCCGCCGCCGAGCCGTTAGACGGGGCGGCTGAGAAATATACCGCCGCGGCACCGGCGGCAACAGACACGGCGTCCTACTATGCGACGTTTACGATAAAGGGACAGCTGCCGGCTCTATTGGAAAAATACACGATGACCGACAATCAAGATGGGACTTACAGCATCGAAATTCCGGCGGCGACGGCCGAGCAGCTTATTAAAAGCGGGTACCCTGCCGAGATGGGTGATACAGCGCTGGCGATGGCGCTCGTCATCTACAAACCGTAA
- a CDS encoding DegV family protein, whose product MVRIITDSTSDLTQADGARLGVTIVPLTVHFGDESYIDGVNLSNRAFFDKLAVTDTLPTTSQVPPGEFTPLFQRYIDAGDDIVGIFISSELSGTCQSAAVARELVACERIFVIDSRMATFGLALLVREAVKLRDTGKSASEIAGQISALVGKTRLFAVVDTLKYLRMSGRISNTTAFVGGLLGINPIITISNGKVESVGKARGLKAGLKIIADLMQQDLPDRRHLVAFGNSDAPAALKETIAYLSQRFDITDFVECDIGITVGTHVGPGAAGIAYIAK is encoded by the coding sequence ATGGTTAGAATTATTACCGACAGCACAAGCGACCTGACGCAGGCAGACGGCGCGCGGCTGGGTGTGACCATCGTGCCTCTGACTGTGCATTTCGGAGATGAGTCATATATTGACGGCGTCAATCTGTCTAACAGGGCGTTTTTCGATAAGCTTGCCGTGACCGACACGCTGCCGACGACCTCGCAGGTGCCGCCCGGCGAATTTACGCCGCTGTTTCAGCGGTATATCGACGCGGGAGACGACATAGTCGGTATTTTCATCTCGTCGGAGCTATCTGGTACTTGCCAGTCGGCGGCCGTTGCCCGCGAGTTGGTGGCCTGTGAGCGGATTTTTGTTATCGATTCACGTATGGCAACGTTCGGGCTCGCGCTTCTCGTTCGTGAGGCCGTGAAATTGCGGGATACGGGGAAAAGCGCTTCGGAAATTGCTGGGCAGATATCGGCACTCGTCGGCAAAACACGGCTTTTTGCCGTTGTGGATACGCTCAAATACTTAAGAATGAGCGGGCGCATTTCGAATACGACGGCCTTTGTCGGCGGTCTTTTGGGGATTAACCCGATTATAACCATATCAAACGGAAAGGTTGAATCGGTCGGGAAAGCCAGGGGCTTGAAGGCTGGGCTGAAGATCATCGCCGATCTGATGCAGCAAGACCTGCCCGACCGCCGCCATCTCGTCGCCTTTGGGAATTCGGATGCCCCGGCAGCCCTCAAAGAAACGATTGCCTATCTCAGCCAAAGGTTTGACATAACAGATTTTGTCGAGTGCGACATCGGCATTACCGTCGGTACGCATGTGGGGCCGGGCGCTGCCGGTATTGCTTACATAGCAAAATAA
- the ychF gene encoding redox-regulated ATPase YchF: MKLGIVGLPNVGKSTLFNAITNAGAESANYPFCTIDPNVGVVTVPDERLLFLREMYAPKKFTPAVIEFVDIAGLVRGASKGEGLGNKFLGNIRATDAIVHVVRCFDDADIVHVEGAAGPLRDIEIVSLELIISDMEMVERRIDKAKKAGKGDKKFLQEAELFERLLQHLNDGKPARSYDADAAEKELIATSELLSLKPVIYAANMDEKSFSGGYEKNTYYQTVKAYADAEGAQVLPICAKTEQEIAQLDEADKQLFLEELGMKESGLDRLIRCSYSLLGLISFLTAGSDEVRAWTIRNGTKAPQAAGKIHSDFERGFIRAEIVAFDDLKASVTMAAARERGLIRSEGKEYVMKDGDIVTFRFNV, translated from the coding sequence ATGAAACTTGGTATCGTGGGGCTGCCGAACGTCGGCAAGTCTACGCTATTTAACGCCATCACAAATGCGGGCGCCGAAAGCGCCAATTATCCGTTTTGCACCATAGACCCGAATGTCGGTGTTGTGACGGTGCCGGATGAACGGCTGCTGTTTCTGCGCGAAATGTACGCACCAAAGAAGTTTACACCGGCCGTTATCGAATTTGTCGACATCGCCGGGCTCGTACGGGGCGCGTCAAAAGGCGAAGGTCTCGGCAATAAATTTTTAGGGAATATCCGCGCGACCGATGCGATCGTCCACGTTGTGCGCTGCTTTGACGATGCCGATATCGTCCACGTCGAGGGCGCGGCAGGCCCGCTGCGCGATATTGAAATCGTGAGCTTAGAGCTCATTATTTCAGACATGGAGATGGTGGAGCGGCGCATTGATAAGGCAAAAAAGGCTGGGAAGGGCGATAAGAAATTTCTTCAGGAGGCTGAATTGTTTGAAAGGCTTCTGCAGCATTTAAATGACGGCAAGCCCGCCCGCAGCTATGACGCCGACGCGGCGGAAAAGGAGCTGATCGCCACGTCGGAGCTGCTCAGCTTAAAGCCCGTCATCTATGCTGCCAACATGGACGAGAAGAGCTTCTCAGGCGGCTATGAAAAAAACACATACTACCAAACTGTCAAAGCATATGCTGACGCCGAAGGGGCGCAGGTTCTGCCGATTTGCGCCAAAACAGAGCAGGAGATCGCCCAGCTCGACGAAGCGGATAAACAGCTTTTTCTCGAAGAGCTTGGCATGAAGGAATCGGGGCTTGACAGGCTTATCCGCTGTTCCTACAGTCTTTTGGGCCTTATTTCGTTTTTAACGGCTGGGTCTGACGAGGTGCGGGCGTGGACGATTCGCAACGGTACAAAAGCACCGCAGGCGGCCGGAAAAATCCATTCTGACTTTGAGCGCGGCTTTATCCGGGCCGAGATCGTCGCCTTCGATGACTTAAAGGCCTCCGTGACGATGGCCGCCGCCCGGGAACGCGGCCTTATCCGCTCGGAGGGTAAAGAATACGTGATGAAAGACGGCGATATTGTCACGTTCCGGTTTAATGTATGA
- a CDS encoding DUF1624 domain-containing protein, with product MTTQRRIDLIDALRGLAVILMVIHHLLFDLVTFLDAPVWLFSNPVFNFLHEIFAGVFIFLSGVSSQFSRSNIKRGVKVFALAMVLTIVTSLPFVNEPIRFGVLHLLGFCMIFYGLTRKAWDRIPRLLAPFFYTIIIIVSALAVRLIPINAPYLWMFGWYGPDFFSADYFPLFSWLFVFLFGTWAGFYVVGHRLPDWFYETSVPFLPAVGRRSLLIYLLHQPILYGAVLAILALR from the coding sequence ATGACGACGCAGCGGCGGATTGACCTAATTGACGCGCTGCGGGGGCTCGCTGTCATTTTAATGGTGATCCATCATCTGCTGTTCGATCTCGTGACGTTTTTAGACGCGCCTGTTTGGCTATTTTCAAACCCTGTTTTCAATTTTCTGCATGAAATTTTTGCAGGGGTGTTTATTTTTCTCTCCGGCGTGTCTTCACAATTTTCCAGAAGCAATATAAAACGCGGTGTCAAGGTGTTCGCGCTGGCGATGGTTCTCACAATCGTCACGTCGCTGCCGTTTGTCAATGAGCCGATCCGTTTTGGCGTTTTGCACCTTTTAGGTTTCTGCATGATTTTCTATGGACTGACGCGAAAAGCCTGGGACAGAATCCCAAGGCTTTTGGCACCGTTTTTCTATACGATTATAATTATCGTCAGTGCGCTGGCCGTGCGATTGATACCGATCAACGCCCCATATCTGTGGATGTTCGGCTGGTACGGGCCGGATTTTTTCAGCGCCGATTATTTCCCCCTGTTCTCGTGGCTGTTCGTCTTTCTTTTTGGAACGTGGGCAGGCTTTTACGTTGTGGGGCATCGGCTGCCCGACTGGTTTTATGAAACAAGCGTACCATTCCTACCGGCTGTCGGCAGAAGATCGCTGCTGATTTATCTGCTGCATCAGCCGATTCTGTACGGAGCGGTTCTGGCGATTCTCGCGCTGCGGTAA